A window of the Cryptomeria japonica unplaced genomic scaffold, Sugi_1.0 HiC_scaffold_187, whole genome shotgun sequence genome harbors these coding sequences:
- the LOC131867873 gene encoding endoglucanase 16-like, producing MAKAMEALLAVVLLLFCGEWQVVRGEFDYRDALSKSILFLEAQRSGKLPQSQRVKWRGDSGLTDGKLQNVDLAGGYYDAGDNVKYGLPMAFTITTLAWGTLDYGKELKAAGEIQNARDAIRWGTDYFLKASATPNELWVQVGDPQADHNCWERPEDMDTPRSLYKIDKDTPGSEIAAETAAALAASSIVFRFTNPRYSHLLLQRSQSLFSFADRYKGTYGGECPFYCSVSGYNDELLWAASWLYRATKSSYYSNYIIQHDDVKAYVNEFNWDLKYAGVQVLLTDLYFQGEAQFSAYRSNAERFVCSLLPGSPIRSVKTTPGGLLYVRDGANTQYVTSAAFLMARYSDLLSAKKRTLSCGNTLFKPNDVMGFAKLQIDYLLGRNPLGISYMVGYGSKYPRQPHHRGASVVSIHQQPRKIKCIEGFMNWFHKDSSNPNTLIGAIVGGPDKYDRFVDLRTKSSMLEPTTYINSPLVGVLAKLYRMTCKTNRQC from the exons ATGGCCAAGGCAATGGAAGCGCTTTTGGCAGTGGTGTTGTTGCTGTTTTGTGGTGAGTGGCAGGTGGTTCGTGGAGAATTCGATTACAGAGATGCTCTATCTAAGTCTATCCTCTTTCTAGAGGCCCAACGATCCGGTAAACTCCCACAATCCCAGCGAGTAAAGTGGAGAGGAGATTCTGGCCTCACAGATGGGAAGTTGCAAAAC GTTGATTTAGCTGGGGGTTACTACGATGCAGGCGATAACGTGAAATATGGGCTTCCCATGGCATTCACTATCACCACACTCGCTTGGGGCACACTGGATTATGGGAAAGAGTTGAAAGCTGCAGGAGAGATTCAGAATGCAAGGGACGCTATTAGATGGGGAACTGACTACTTTCTCAAGGCTAGTGCAACTCCAAATGAATTATGGGTTCAG GTGGGTGATCCCCAGGCAGACCATAATTGTTGGGAGCGTCCAGAAGATATGGACACTCCTCGATCTCTTTACAAGATTGATAAAGACACCCCTGGATCAGAAATTGCAGCAGAAACGGCCGCAGCCTTGGCTGCCTCCTCCATTGTTTTCAGATTCACAAACCCTCGTTACTCACACCTTCTCCTCCAACGTTCTCAATCG CTCTTCAGCTTTGCCGATCGATACAAGGGCACCTACGGAGGAGAGTGTCCATTTTATTGCTCTGTTTCAGGCTACAAT GACGAGCTTCTATGGGCTGCATCTTGGCTATACAGAGCTACCAAATCCTCATATTATTCCAACTATATTATCCAGCACGACGATGTAAAGGCATATGTTAATGAAttcaactgggacctcaaatatgCTGGAGTTCAAGTGCTTCTAACAGAC TTATATTTCCAAGGGGAAGCTCAATTCTCAGCCTATAGAAGTAATGCAGAACGCTTTGTTTGTTCACTTCTTCCAGGCAGTCCCATTCGTTCTGTTAAAACCACCCCAG GAGGTTTGTTGTATGTTAGAGATGGCGCCAACACTCAATATGTTACCAGTGCTGCTTTTTTGATGGCAAGATACAGTGATTTACTATCAGCTAAGAAGCGAACATTGTCATGCGGCAACACTCTCTTTAAACCCAACGACGTTATGGGCTTCGCAAAGCTACAA ATTGATTATTTATTAGGAAGGAATCCTCTGGGCATTTCATATATGGTAGGATACGGTTCCAAATATCCAAGGCAACCACATCACAGAGGAGCATCTGTAGTTTCCATTCATCAACAACCAaggaagatcaaatgcattgaaggtTTTATGAACTGGTTTCACAAAGATTCTTCCAATCCAAACACACTAATTGGGGCAATAGTGGGGGGCCCAGATAAATATGATCGTTTTGTAGACCTCAGGACCAAATCTAGCATGCTTGAACCTACAACATACATAAATTCTCCTCTTGTGGGTGTTCTTGCAAAATTGTACAGAATGACATGCAAAACTAACAGGCAGTGTTGA